In Eremothecium gossypii ATCC 10895 chromosome IV, complete sequence, the genomic stretch ACGATGTCCGGCCAGACGGACTCGTTCGGGGTGCCAAGCAGGCGGAAGATCTTGAAGATCTGGTCGATCTCGCTGTCGCCGCTGAACAGCGGCTTGCGGTTGCACATTTCGGCGAAGATGCAGCCGATGGACCAGACGTCGACGCCCGTGGAGTACTGCTTACCGCCCAGCAGGACCTCGGGCGCGCGGTACCACAGCGTGACGATCTCGTGGGTGTacgcgcgcagcggcacgccgaacgcgcgcgccaggccGAAGTCGCCGAGCTTGAGGTTGCCGTTGCGGTTGATCAGCAGGTTCTGCGGCTTGAGGTCGCGGTGGATGATGCGGTGCGCGTGGCAGTACGCGATACCCTTGCACAGCTGCATCATGAACTTTTTGATGATTTTGTCGCCCAGGGGCTGGTCTTTCGGCACGGACTCCATGTAGCGCTTGAGATCCAGCTCTAGAAACTCGAACACAAGGTACAGTTTGTGCGCGTCCGAGTGCACGATGTCGTACAGACGCACGATGTTGTCGTCCTTGAGCTCCTTGAGCAACGAGATCTCGCGGATCGCCGTGCTGGGCACGCCCTCGTCCTCGCTTTCGAGCCGGATCTTCTTGAGCGCCACGATGCGCTGCCCATGCCGCAGGTCTACGGCCTTGTAGACGACACCATACGTTCCCTCTCCAACCTTCTCGAGGCGCTTGTAGTTGGTGAGATCGCTCATGAGGGTGCTGGTGGTAGAGGTACACAAAATTTTCTGTCGCAGGCGCGTTTTTTGCCGGTTTATGGGCCCGTGCCCGTGGGGTACATAGGGAGTATGTAGTATCTGTAGAGGAGGTCACTCCTGCTTCTCGGCGGCCTTGCGTGCAGCCTtccgcagcgcgcgctTACGGATATCCGCGTGGAACCTGTAGTTTATCGCGTTCGCGAGACGGGAGTGCACGCCCACGGTGTTCTCAATGAGGAAGTGGTAGAGGGCGTGCGACCAGTAGGGCGTGCACGTCGCGTAGCGCTCCTGGGCGCCGACCCGGCGGCCGAGCGACGCGAGCGTGGAGCGCACGAAGGCGCGGGGCGTGGGGATCAGGGCTGACGCGCGACGGACTTTCGACATGGCGGACGTCACGAGGTAGGAGAGCACGATCTGGACGTCGACGTTGTGCGGTGCAAGTTCGCcggccagcgcggcggACCACGCCTGGAGGAACGCCTTGGACCCGGAGTACGTCGCCAACAGCGGCGTGGGCAACAGGCCGCCGAAGGAGCCCATCGTCAGCACCAGGCCGCGGCATtgcaggcggcgcgcgtTCGCGATGACCAGCGGCGCGACCGTCTGCGTCACCATCAGCGTTGCGGTGTTGTTCACGGTGATGATCCcgcgcagctcctcctccgtAGTCTCCAAGAACGACACGGGGATCGAGTGCGACACGCCCACGTTGTTGACTAGGACCGTCACGGGCAGCTCGCCGCACAGCTCACTGATCGCCGTGTACGTCAGCCTGTTGTCCACACCGAAGTCCACGGACAGCACGCGCGCGTCAACCTTGTACTTGGCCATGATCTCCTGCTtcagctccagcagcttcgCCTCCGTCCGCGACACCAGCAGCACATTGAAGCCTTTGGACGCTAGCTGCAGCGCAAACTCCTTGCCGATCCCGTCAGACGCGCCCGTCACCAGCGCGTACGCGCCCTTGCGTGCGCCGTATTTCTTGTAAGACGCAGAGGGCAGCACCGTTGTTTCCAGCGCGATGCTGATCAGCGACAGCATGAACGTCGTGAGCTTGACGGCCCCGACCGTAAAAGCACACCACAGGAGCGCATTGACGCAGCAGTCGCGTCTGgccagctcctgcagatGGTCGAAGAACGAGATATCCGATAAGGAGCCCATGTCTGTCTGTCGGGATGCCAAGCGGAGGCAGCCCGTTGGTCTTCAAACGTGTTTTTTTTATACATGCAGCCCAGGGGGCTTGGATCTAATGGTTACAATTCTAGTCTAGCACGGGGAGTGGTCCTACGACATACGTAGAGGGCACGGGGCGGGCTACGGGGGTTCCGGTGCTCACCCCTGCATGAGCAGGGCGTCGAGGTTCTCCTGGTTCAGCTGCACGTTCAACGCATCTTTCGCGGACTGGGTGTCCAGGAGGCTGAGCTCGAGCTCGGTGCGCCACATGGcgagcttctgctgctccagcttTTGATCAAGCTGCACGCTGTCCTTGAAGATGCGGCGCATCTCGTCCAGCTGCCGGGGGTCGTCGGTGGAGCGGTCGAGCTCGGTCAGGTGGAACAGCGGGTCGTCGGTCAGCTCGAAGGGCTGCTCGGGCTCGGGCtccggcggcggcggcggccgcgcggcgggcCCGGCGGCACCGCTGTAGCGCGTGCCCACGGGCGCGGGGCTGTTGAAGCGCTGGTAGCCGCTGTGGCCGCGGTACTCGCCCTGGTAGCCGTAGTAGCCGTGGTGGCCGTGGCCGTAGTTGCCTCCGCCGCCGTGGCCGTAGCCGTAGCCCCCGCCGCCGTGGCCGTAGCCGTAGCCCCCGTAGTAGCGtccgccgctgccgcggtagccgccgcgcccgtACGGCTGCCGGTACCCGTTGCTGCCCTCCGCGCGTGCGTAGCCCTGCGAATGTGGCTGATGACTATGAAACGCTCCGTTGAGCGGGGCAGCcctggcgctgccgccctgcgacgacggcggcgcggacgagtgcgacggcggcggcggcggcggcggcggcggcggcggccccTCGTTGTTGGCGTTGCCTGGATGCTCGCCCGAGAAGCTCATTATGTGGCTCTGTCTGGCGAGGAATGCTCTGCGAGCCCGTACTTTTATGGCTAAATTTTCCACGCCGTGCAGAAGAATGCATCAGAGTGACCTTGGAGATGACTACACTGTGTCTGCTACATACCGAGGCTAGTCCTCCTCACTGCGGAGCCACGCGGCGAGGTCCCGGACAGGGCTGGCACAGTTTTCCTTACATAGTTTGCGTTCCTCGCAGCGGAACAGCTGCGTCAGGCGGTCGCAGCCCTCGACGAGGACCGGCAGGCCGCACGCCCGCTTCCACTGCCTGTAGCGCACCACCGCGCGCACGTCGGTCAAATGCGGGATGTTGCGCAGCTCTAGGACAGACAGGTTGGGGAACGCGTTGAGCTCCAGCAACGCCGGGACCGACCGATTAGTCAGGTAGCGGCAGTTGTTAAGCGACAGCCGCGCCAGGCTGGGCCCGCACACGGCGGCCAGCTCCCAGAGCCCCGCGTCGCTGACGTCGCAGCCAGCCACGCCCAGCGTCTCGAGCTGCACGTggcgcgccagcgcgaCCACCGCGACGCTCGTGATCAGGTGCCCGTTGCGGTGGCGGCCCAGGTTCACGGTGTGCAGGCGCGGGCAGTTGGTCGCGACCGCGACGACGCCCGCGTCGCTGACGCGGTCGCACGCGCGCAGGTCCAGCACTTGCAGGCGCGGCAGGTGCACGCAGGCCTCGATCAGAAAGTCGTCCGACACCAGCTTGTTGCCCGGCAGCGCCAGGCGCCGCAGCCCGCCGGCCCGGCCCAGGTAGcccgccggcggcagcacgcGCGGACACACGTACAGCTCCAGCCGTCGCAGCCGCTCCGGGCTCACGTGCTGCAGCGCACGGTCCAGGTCACGCTGCTCCAGCCGCGTCAGCTTGTGCAGCACCACCAGCTCCGGCGCCAGCCGCCCGCGgtgcgccgccgccgcgaactgccgcagccgccgcgcgTCTGCAAAGTACAggcgctcgcgcagcaccGCCACCGTCACCGCGTGCCACAGTCGGTTCACCAGCAGGCAGTGgtgcagcgcgcgcggcgcccCCGCCTGCTCGCTTCCCGCCGCCACGAACCgcaccagctgctccaccagctccgGAACCGCGAAGATCACGTGACCCAGCGtccgcgccggcgcccgcCTCCGCGGCGTCCCCGCGCGGCCCCCGGCCTGCGCTATGTCCGCCGGCACACGTGGCGTCCACGGCGAcgccgcgcacgccgccgccgcgcgcggcggcgtcaCCGGCAGCCCCCACGCCCACGGCGCATGCTCTATCTTGCTCTTCTCTGCGCTCATGCCCGCCGCcctgccgccgcagccgccgccgctgaATATATACCCATCCGCCTGCGACGCCTGCCAGGCTTGCCGCCTACCTGAGACAAGCAactgccgccgccggcccTCCCAAACGTCGCTGCGACGCCTACCGCACCGTCCGGAAACCGCCGGACCAGCCCACGGGCCGCCCGCCTACCAGCCCTCTCTTTTtgctgcgcggccgcctGGCCCGCGGCGCTGGTCCCTGTTCCCCCCGCACaccgcgccccgccgcccgtTCCTGATCACCACGGCAGCCAGTGGCTCGGATGGGAACCCCGACCAGGAACCGGTTGTTTGGGCCGAAAAGAACGCCCGGTCCTTGTGCAGCACACAGCGCAGAATGATTTCCCGGATGCGGAGTTAGGCGCTGCTATAGTTATCTGTGACGCGTGTCTAGCCAAGACACCCATGCCGCTGCAGCCTCACTCCCCTGTCTCCCTTGTGCGATAGTAGCAGATAGCACATAACGAGGTCGTTGTTAGCCGTCAACTGTGAAAAAGGGTACCATGATCACCTCCTACTCACGGATCAGGCCGGTTCCTAACGACTGTCGCTGCGCATACTTAAGAGCAGGGCATCAGAAGAGATTTCGGGGCGGACAGGTGAGCGGAGCGCAGCAGGAGGGCTACAGAGTCGAGGGAGATGTACACATACAGTCAGAACGGCGCGGGAGGGCAGCGTAGCGGCCGGTGCCGGGCGCGCACACGCGCGAAGAGTTCGCAGGGAAgccgggcgcgggcggcgagCGACGGGGAGGGCGAGGGCGGGCGGCCGGGGTTCACGGCGCAGCACCAGAAGGCAATCATCGAGCACCTGCTGATCACCAAGAACTCGGCGCCGCAGAAGAACTACTCGCACGTGCCGTGCAAGTTTTTCCGGCAGGGGGCGTGTCAGGCCGGGAGCTCGTGCCCGTTCTCGCACTCGCTGAACGTGCTGGTGGCGGACCAGACGCCGTGCAAGTACTTCGAGAAGGGCACGTGCAAGTTTGGCGCGAAGTGCGCGAACGCGCACATCCTGCCGGACGGGACGCGCGTGAACCCATCGAAGCAGGCGCTGTACGCGGGCGGCAAGGGCGGGCGCCGGGCGGCGCGCTACGCGGAGGCGGAGGGCGGCGCGGAaggcggcggaggcgggCTGCGGGGCCTGGCGTTTTcgacgccgccgctggTCGACGAGTTCGACGCGTTTGAGGGCGAGGTGCTGGTGCCCAGCGAGCTGTCGGACTTGCTGACGCCCAAGGAGCTGAAGCGGCGGAACTCGCGGCCCTCGTCCACGTCGCAGCGGGTGAGCCTCAGTGAGCTGTCGACATCGAGCACGACGAGCAGCGAGCAGTACGGCTACCTGCCCGGGCGCACCTGGTCTGCGACGTCTGCGACGACCCCACCGCCGTCGATCATGGACCCGATGGGCTCGGCTGCGTTTGGGAACAAGCTGCTTTCGTCGTCCAATTACACGTACCAGGACGCCTTCGGCAGCTTTGCCCCCAAGTCGCCCTGGAACTCTGCGCCGAACGGCGCGCTGGGCGCGCGCAGCTTGAACTCCGCGGCCACTGCGTATGCGCCggctgtgggcccgaatTGGACCGAGTACCAGTTCCACCAGCTCACCGACGACTTGACAAAACTAAAGATATACGAGGAGGACGCACCGTCCCCCCCCAACGCGCTATCCACTGTCGAGCGTGGAAGCACGGGCCAGGGCGCCGCATCCAAGATACACCTCCAACACAACCAGGGGGACGGTATGCAGCTGTTCTTGGATGACTTCACGCGCAGCATCTATTGACCACTACGCACACCGCTCGGCGGCAAAAAACAGGCGACAGCGGCGGTCGTCACGAAGGGGCGCCGCTTACAGGACGGCCACGGACCTGATTCAGATAAAAGGACTCGGATCATAAAAGGGCAGATCCGTAGTCGCGCTTGACGCATCTGCCGGCAACCTGCTTGCTCCATTGTCTCGGTCGGTTTTTCTATGTCGTCACCGGCTTGTCTTCATATGGATACTACAGCATTGGTCTTGATTAAAAGTGAACGTATAATAAAAGTGGAACTCACGCACCCAATTCATAGGACACCAGACGGGGATAAAAATAGAATAGTTCGCTACATGCAGTCACAGTTAAACATTAATGTTAGGATTTAGTGTAACCTGGCACGTCAATCGAAAGATACATTTCAAAAGATATCCGAATCTGCCAGCGATTACCTCAATTAGTAATGGTTTTTTTTTGGTTTTAGTGTATATCTGCCCAGCTGGGCATTAGTTAGATCTTACTGCTACTTATTAGCGCCAGTGCCGATAAATGGCGCGTTGAAGATCCCTAACGCTGGGCAGCAAAAAATGCGAATTCTGTGGATCGAACACAGGACCTCCAGATTTCGGACCGAAGTTGACTTCAGTCTGGCGCTCTCCCAACTGAGCTAAATCCGCAGTTGTATAACGGAGCACGTTGAACGCAGATAATCAGTGGAGCAGACGAGCACACCGCCGGGTATGGTTAGAAGCAACTGAGCACGTGATGCACAGCTCGCACGACCGTCCGTTTCATGAATTCGAAATACTCTGTAGCTGAAGAAACCCTATTGAAAGCACTAGGCTGAAACACTCGAATTGAAGAGTGCAGCCAACTCAGATTAGGACTTGAGTGTTTAAGCACGGGACGCGGGACTCGGCGGCTTGTGTCGTACCTTGCGCGCGAAGTACCGCGAATGTTAGGGCTTGCAAACATCACGTGATGGTACAGGGTGGCGTATTCCCCTAAAAATTTCGTCCGGACGAGGGGCTCATCGTATGGCCAGGTAGTTCCTACAGTACTTATAACAGCAACGCTTTCTGTCTGATCCGCAGCTATCTTTAGCTCGCACTTTTTCCGCAGTAAGACCACTAGCGCTTTATTAAACAAGGAATAATGGCTGAAATCGCTGGCAACTTGCAAAGGATCCTTCAATCTCTTGACAGGGTATGTTTGTCATCGGTGTCCGGTTTAACCGGAGCACAGCGAAGCACGAATACTAACATATAGCAGCAATTCGCGGGCAACAAATACCTGCAGGAGTTTGAGCGCAAGACTGGGTTTCCCAAGTCGTATGCCATTGCCGGTGCAGGTGTGGCCTACTTGTTCATTATCTTCATCAACGTCGGCGGAGTTGGGGAGATCCTATCCAACTTCCTGGGCTTTGTGTTACCATGCTACTACTCGCTCCATGCCATCAAGACGACCACTACCGCGGATGACACGGAATTGTTGACATACTGGATTGTCTTTGCGTTCTTCAGTGTCATTGAGTTCTGGTCCAAAGCGATCCTATACTGGGTACCATTCTACTGGTTTTTCAAGACCATATTCCTAATCTTCATTGCTCTTCCTCAGCTTGGCGGCGCGAGTCTAATTTACCACAGAGTTATCGCGCCATTGACGGATCCATACATCGCTGCTGGTTCTCAGCGCAAGGCTAGTGGCATCTCCTCTAAAATGGAGCAGGCGGCCAAGGGCGCCTCTGCACGGGCAACCGGCGCTGCGTCTCACCAATCCAGCGACTGAGCATAGGCTGAGCGCACACCATTACTTGATTTGATGTACACCAATATTTAGTTCAAGCGATTCGAGCTGTTTTCTTTATCACTATATATGTTCAATACATGCAGATGCATATATGACTACAGTTTTAGATCATAAGATAGCGTTAAACTTGTGATCAAATTGCTCCGTCACGCCGCCACTGGCTTCCAATTTGACGCGCAGTTTCAGAGCGCCGGTCCCAACCACTTGTAACGACTGGCACGTGATATCACCAGGGTTCATGTTGGTATTTGTAAGCGCGCCCAGTGTTAGCTGTTGCGTCTTGGCGACAGCAACAAGGACGTGCAGTTGAGTGATTCTCGACTTTGCCTTGAAGAAAAGTTCTACCTCGGCTTTGCCATTGGCAGAAGATACGACGGAACCAAATACTTGCACGAGGTTAGAATGGTGCATCTCGGTAGCTCCTGCAGGAACAGTAACTGTAGCCGTGGGTGTGGGTACCTTTTGTACAGGTGGTGGTGAGCTGCTCTTAAAGATATCTGTGAGCAGATCACCTTGCTTGGTATTGACGCTCTTCACAGCAACAGCTGGCAGCGATTGTGTTTGAGGAATATCACTGAGTAAGTCTCCAATCGGATCAGGCAGCGATGGCTTTCTGGTCGCGTTCGTAGCAGAGGGCCCGCTGTTACGTATTGTAGTTACGATCAGAGGCATTGGCTCAAGGAACGCCTTCTTGATGTTAGCCGGCTGGCTAAATAGAATCCCATAATGAACGGCTTTTGTTTGTAAAATCAGGTCCGTATCACGATCGTGAGACTTAATCAACTGACGAAGCCTCTCGAAACACGCAGGATCATGTATTTTCAAAGATAGCTTCAAGGCAGCCGTCAAAATATAACCTATCAGTTTGTGATCGTCTGAGTAAAAACTGTTCAGGCTGCTCAAATAGTTAGTCAAGCTTATATCGGTGACACCAGGCTCACCGAGCATTAGCTCTGCATACTCTCCAATAACCCAAACAATAATCAGCTTCCATCCAATATTATCTTCAGAGATATTGTTTTGTTCCTTATCGAGTGAAAACTGCACAAGTTGTAAGCCAATCTCCTTCTTAGTGGCCACATCTGATATGTTGTTCAACATCACCAAGATCTCACTGATGATTTCGACTGTCATGTGCTGACCTATAACTTTCAAGATACGGATAAGGACGGTGAGTTTCCACCTCTCGTCAGCAACCTCACGCATTCCAAAAATATTCAGTAAGTGCTCAACTGTGTACACTATTAGATCACGATCTTCCCCATCAGATGAAGTCAGGAATGCCACAAGTTCTTCCACTGTATCTTTCATGTTCGAGTCCTCAATGATTGCGAACGTCAGTTCTAATGCTCTTCTTCTAATAGATGCATCAGGATCGAATAGGCACTTTGAAATAAATTTCCGACGGGTTTGTACAGCTTGTGGCTCAGTCGACACTACTTGAGTTAGCATATTCAAAGCAACATATTTGTTGTTGATGTCCTTACTGGTCAAAAAGATAGCCAGAATGTCAATCGCCTGGATACGCAGTTTATGCTCGAGCTTCAGCGCAAAAATCGTACGGACGGCCTCATATAATATTGCATTCGTACCATTCTTGGATTGTTCAGCGTGGGAGCAAAGACTGGACAAGACAGAAACAAGCTTCCCAGAATACCTGCTCACATTATCCGGAACCTTTTCAAAGATACGACGAAGCGTGTACAGGA encodes the following:
- the CDC28 gene encoding cyclin-dependent serine/threonine-protein kinase CDC28 (Syntenic homolog of Saccharomyces cerevisiae YBR160W (CDC28)); this translates as MSDLTNYKRLEKVGEGTYGVVYKAVDLRHGQRIVALKKIRLESEDEGVPSTAIREISLLKELKDDNIVRLYDIVHSDAHKLYLVFEFLELDLKRYMESVPKDQPLGDKIIKKFMMQLCKGIAYCHAHRIIHRDLKPQNLLINRNGNLKLGDFGLARAFGVPLRAYTHEIVTLWYRAPEVLLGGKQYSTGVDVWSIGCIFAEMCNRKPLFSGDSEIDQIFKIFRLLGTPNESVWPDIVYLPDFKPTFPKWQRRDLAQVVPSLNEHGLDLLDKLVTYDPIHRISAKRAVTHPYFKDE
- the IFA38 gene encoding ketoreductase (Syntenic homolog of Saccharomyces cerevisiae YBR159W (IFA38)), with protein sequence MGSLSDISFFDHLQELARRDCCVNALLWCAFTVGAVKLTTFMLSLISIALETTVLPSASYKKYGARKGAYALVTGASDGIGKEFALQLASKGFNVLLVSRTEAKLLELKQEIMAKYKVDARVLSVDFGVDNRLTYTAISELCGELPVTVLVNNVGVSHSIPVSFLETTEEELRGIITVNNTATLMVTQTVAPLVIANARRLQCRGLVLTMGSFGGLLPTPLLATYSGSKAFLQAWSAALAGELAPHNVDVQIVLSYLVTSAMSKVRRASALIPTPRAFVRSTLASLGRRVGAQERYATCTPYWSHALYHFLIENTVGVHSRLANAINYRFHADIRKRALRKAARKAAEKQE
- the LGE1 gene encoding Lge1p (Syntenic homolog of Saccharomyces cerevisiae YPL055C (LGE1)), which translates into the protein MSFSGEHPGNANNEGPPPPPPPPPPPSHSSAPPSSQGGSARAAPLNGAFHSHQPHSQGYARAEGSNGYRQPYGRGGYRGSGGRYYGGYGYGHGGGGYGYGHGGGGNYGHGHHGYYGYQGEYRGHSGYQRFNSPAPVGTRYSGAAGPAARPPPPPEPEPEQPFELTDDPLFHLTELDRSTDDPRQLDEMRRIFKDSVQLDQKLEQQKLAMWRTELELSLLDTQSAKDALNVQLNQENLDALLMQG
- the AMN1 gene encoding Amn1p (Syntenic homolog of Saccharomyces cerevisiae YBR158W (AMN1)), which gives rise to MSAEKSKIEHAPWAWGLPVTPPRAAAACAASPWTPRVPADIAQAGGRAGTPRRRAPARTLGHVIFAVPELVEQLVRFVAAGSEQAGAPRALHHCLLVNRLWHAVTVAVLRERLYFADARRLRQFAAAAHRGRLAPELVVLHKLTRLEQRDLDRALQHVSPERLRRLELYVCPRVLPPAGYLGRAGGLRRLALPGNKLVSDDFLIEACVHLPRLQVLDLRACDRVSDAGVVAVATNCPRLHTVNLGRHRNGHLITSVAVVALARHVQLETLGVAGCDVSDAGLWELAAVCGPSLARLSLNNCRYLTNRSVPALLELNAFPNLSVLELRNIPHLTDVRAVVRYRQWKRACGLPVLVEGCDRLTQLFRCEERKLCKENCASPVRDLAAWLRSEED
- the LEE1 gene encoding Lee1p (Syntenic homolog of Saccharomyces cerevisiae YPL054W (LEE1)), with product MYTYSQNGAGGQRSGRCRARTRAKSSQGSRARAASDGEGEGGRPGFTAQHQKAIIEHLLITKNSAPQKNYSHVPCKFFRQGACQAGSSCPFSHSLNVLVADQTPCKYFEKGTCKFGAKCANAHILPDGTRVNPSKQALYAGGKGGRRAARYAEAEGGAEGGGGGLRGLAFSTPPLVDEFDAFEGEVLVPSELSDLLTPKELKRRNSRPSSTSQRVSLSELSTSSTTSSEQYGYLPGRTWSATSATTPPPSIMDPMGSAAFGNKLLSSSNYTYQDAFGSFAPKSPWNSAPNGALGARSLNSAATAYAPAVGPNWTEYQFHQLTDDLTKLKIYEEDAPSPPNALSTVERGSTGQGAASKIHLQHNQGDGMQLFLDDFTRSIY
- the YOP1 gene encoding Yop1p (Syntenic homolog of Saccharomyces cerevisiae YPR028W (YOP1); 1-intron), producing the protein MAEIAGNLQRILQSLDRQFAGNKYLQEFERKTGFPKSYAIAGAGVAYLFIIFINVGGVGEILSNFLGFVLPCYYSLHAIKTTTTADDTELLTYWIVFAFFSVIEFWSKAILYWVPFYWFFKTIFLIFIALPQLGGASLIYHRVIAPLTDPYIAAGSQRKASGISSKMEQAAKGASARATGAASHQSSD
- the APL4 gene encoding AP-1 complex subunit gamma (Syntenic homolog of Saccharomyces cerevisiae YPR029C (APL4)) — translated: MGSLRTFIKDVRSAKTLADERSIITKESAKIRTKLKDDHLSLSKRRKNIHKLLYLYVLGEKTHFAQVECINLIASDDFENKRLGYLAAMLLLDEKQELLTLLTNVLNSDLCHPTKYVVSLALCALGTLASVELARDLHPDVERILQTSQDPYLFKKALQCAAKMVARDSFLASIFYPYVRRALSHELSTHGVLFGALQLLQSIMAVEDLSDIDDQNKIVDAVAGAVPDLLSKLQLLNTPSFTPEYDAVGVADPFLQVELLYTLRRIFEKVPDNVSRYSGKLVSVLSSLCSHAEQSKNGTNAILYEAVRTIFALKLEHKLRIQAIDILAIFLTSKDINNKYVALNMLTQVVSTEPQAVQTRRKFISKCLFDPDASIRRRALELTFAIIEDSNMKDTVEELVAFLTSSDGEDRDLIVYTVEHLLNIFGMREVADERWKLTVLIRILKVIGQHMTVEIISEILVMLNNISDVATKKEIGLQLVQFSLDKEQNNISEDNIGWKLIIVWVIGEYAELMLGEPGVTDISLTNYLSSLNSFYSDDHKLIGYILTAALKLSLKIHDPACFERLRQLIKSHDRDTDLILQTKAVHYGILFSQPANIKKAFLEPMPLIVTTIRNSGPSATNATRKPSLPDPIGDLLSDIPQTQSLPAVAVKSVNTKQGDLLTDIFKSSSPPPVQKVPTPTATVTVPAGATEMHHSNLVQVFGSVVSSANGKAEVELFFKAKSRITQLHVLVAVAKTQQLTLGALTNTNMNPGDITCQSLQVVGTGALKLRVKLEASGGVTEQFDHKFNAIL